Within Stella humosa, the genomic segment GCCAGTCCCAGGCGGCGATCGCCAGGTGGATGCGGGCATCGGGCGCGCCCACCCCCATCATCTCGCTGCCGCGCCAGGCGACCGGCCGGACATAGCCGTCGGCGATGCCGAGTGCCGCCACCACGGCGCGCTTGGCGTCCTCGATCTCGGCCACAGAATAGGGGATCTCGTAGCCCAGGATCTCGGCCGAGCGGCGCAGGCGGCGGGTGTGCGCCTCGCTCTCGAAGATGTTGCCGCCATAGACGCGTTCGCCCTCGAACACCGCGCCGGCATAGTGCAGACCATGGGTCAGGACATGAATCTTGGCGTCGCGCCACGGCACCATCGCGCCATCCATCCACAGGACACCATCGCGCTCGTCAAACGGGATCATCGCCATCGGGGGGCTCCTCATGCTCAGAATATGTCGTTCTGACCATGCTGAGCGTAACATTCTGTTCCGAGATTGGTCAATATGGCTGACATAAAAACGCCAGCAAGGCTGCTGTTTCTGCGCGAGGAGGAATTGCGCCAGGGGATCGAGCTGCTCTATTTCGCCTATCGCGACTTCACCGCCGGGCCCGACGAGATCCTGGCCGGCTACGGCTTCGGGCGGGCGCACCACCGCGTCATCTATTTCGTCGGCCGCCATCCCGGCATGACCGTGTCGGGCCTGCTCGGCATCCTGCGCATCACCAAGCAGAGCCTGTCGCGGGTGCTGGGGCAGCTGATCGAGGAGGAGTTCATCCGCCAGCGCGCGGGCGAGCGCGACCGGCGGCAGCGCCTGCTGAACCTGACCGACAAGGGGGTGGAGCTGGAGCGGCAATTGTCGCAGAACCAGCGCGACCGGATCGCGCGCGCCTTCCGCGGCGCCGGCGCCGATGCGGTGGAGGGCTTCCGGCGGGTGATGCTGGGCATCGTCGACGAGCATGACCGCGCGCGCTTCGCCCGGCCCGGCGAACCCGGCGCATGACCGGCGCCGACCCGGCGGCGGCGGCCGCGCCCGACACCGACGACCAGCCCCATGTCCTGGTGGTCGACGACGACCAGCGGCTGCGCGACCTGCTGCGGCGCTATCTGGCCGAGAACGGCTTCCGCGTGACGGTGGCCGGCGATGCCGCCGAGGCGCGCGCGCGCCTGGCCGCCATGCATTTCGACCTGCTGGTGCTGGACGTGATGATGCCGGGCGAGAACGGGCTGGAGCTGACGCGCTCGCTGCGCAGCGGCAGCGAGATGCCGATCCTGCTGCTGACCGCGATGGGCGAGGCCGCCAACCGCATCGCCGGCCTGGAGAGCGGTGCCGACGACTACCTGGCCAAGCCGTTCGAGCCGCGCGAGCTGCTCTTGCGCATGCGCACCATCCTGCGCCGCGGGGCGACGGCGCCGACCGCCGCGGTCGCCCTCATCCAGTTCGGCCCCTTCCGCTTCGAGCCCCGGCGGGGCGAGCTGCGGCGGGGGGCGACCGCCGTCCGCCTGACCCAGGCGGAGACCGGGCTTTTGCGGGCGCTGGCCGAGAACCCCGGCACCGCCGTCTCGCGCGAGGAGCTGGCCGACGCCATCGGCATCCAGGGCAGCGTGCGCACGGTCGACGTGCAGATGACCCGCCTGCGCCGCAAGGTCGAGGCCGACCCGCGCTACCCGCGCTACCTGCAGACGGTGCGCGGCACCGGCTACGTACTGATCCCGGACTGAGCGATGGAGAACCCGCGCGACTGGCGGCACCGGCTGCTTCCCCGATCGCTCTTCGGGCGGTCGCTGCTGATCATCGTCATGCCGCTCCTGATCGTGCAGATCGTCTCCACCTGGTATTTCTACGACCGCCACTGGGACATCGTCGCCCGCCGCCTGGCCCAGGCCATCGCCGGCGACGTGGCCGCCATCGTCGACCTGCACGAGCAGGCGCGCACGCCGGCCGAACGGGCCGAGGTGGTGGCGCTGGCGCTGCGCCACATGGACCTGCGCGTCGACTGGCGGCCGGGCGAGCGGCTGCCGCCGATCGACCGCGAGCCGGACGACTTCTTCATCGCCGGCCAGCTCTTCTCGGCCCTGCGCGAGCGGGTCGACCGGCCGATCGCCATCGACCCGGAATCGCGGCCGCGCCAGGTCGAGATCCTGGTCCAGCTCGAGGAGGGCGTGCTGGAACTGATGGCGCCGCAGAAGCGCCTGTTCAGCTTCACCGCCTATGCCATCATCGCCTGGACGATCGGCTCGTCGCTGCTGCTGTTCGGCGTGGCCTCCCTCTTCATGCGCAACCAGGTGAAGCCGATCCGCCGGCTGGCCGCCGCCGCCGAGAGCTTCGGCAAGGGCCGCGACGTGCCTGGCTTCAAGCCCGAGGGG encodes:
- a CDS encoding MarR family winged helix-turn-helix transcriptional regulator — translated: MADIKTPARLLFLREEELRQGIELLYFAYRDFTAGPDEILAGYGFGRAHHRVIYFVGRHPGMTVSGLLGILRITKQSLSRVLGQLIEEEFIRQRAGERDRRQRLLNLTDKGVELERQLSQNQRDRIARAFRGAGADAVEGFRRVMLGIVDEHDRARFARPGEPGA
- a CDS encoding response regulator — protein: MTGADPAAAAAPDTDDQPHVLVVDDDQRLRDLLRRYLAENGFRVTVAGDAAEARARLAAMHFDLLVLDVMMPGENGLELTRSLRSGSEMPILLLTAMGEAANRIAGLESGADDYLAKPFEPRELLLRMRTILRRGATAPTAAVALIQFGPFRFEPRRGELRRGATAVRLTQAETGLLRALAENPGTAVSREELADAIGIQGSVRTVDVQMTRLRRKVEADPRYPRYLQTVRGTGYVLIPD